One genomic region from Trueperaceae bacterium encodes:
- a CDS encoding LEA type 2 family protein, translating to MGYRSVSHHPAALWLLLAALAACAPRTEVRTVEAIGTALPVEFELVPGQTSIERFDPPGAGGRLELTIGALARNPNEYGIRLQTVTYVVYLEGKQVVRGALAPDVYLEAASTTPMKFDIATSLAGQPDLLGAAARAFAGRPLQFRVEGVMRFSTPTHVYETRSKVLVSGATLARQTVQAPLLRLDEAESRVFMLRPDVPVVQLVLQAVNPGDIGYFLYGKDLTLALGRWHVASEDMSPVPLAAGESSRVDLTFYPVLTDLGEEARATLEAALAHHVTLAQLEGDLFMDVLGVDSFPVPTGWTVTGFIR from the coding sequence GTGGGGTATAGGTCCGTCTCTCACCATCCCGCCGCCCTCTGGCTGCTGCTCGCGGCCCTCGCGGCCTGCGCCCCGCGCACGGAAGTGCGCACGGTCGAGGCCATCGGCACCGCCTTGCCGGTCGAGTTCGAGCTCGTGCCCGGGCAGACGAGTATCGAACGCTTCGATCCGCCCGGCGCTGGTGGGCGGCTGGAGCTCACGATCGGGGCGCTGGCGCGTAACCCCAACGAGTACGGCATAAGGCTCCAGACCGTCACGTACGTCGTCTACCTGGAAGGGAAGCAGGTGGTGCGCGGCGCGCTCGCGCCGGACGTCTATCTCGAGGCCGCCTCCACCACGCCCATGAAGTTCGACATCGCCACCTCGCTAGCCGGCCAACCGGACCTGCTCGGCGCGGCGGCACGGGCGTTCGCCGGCCGGCCCCTGCAGTTCAGGGTCGAGGGCGTCATGCGCTTCTCCACACCCACGCACGTGTACGAGACCCGCAGCAAGGTCCTGGTCAGCGGCGCCACCCTGGCGCGGCAGACCGTCCAGGCGCCGCTGCTGCGCCTCGACGAGGCTGAGAGCCGCGTGTTCATGCTCCGCCCCGACGTGCCCGTCGTGCAGCTCGTGCTCCAGGCCGTGAACCCCGGCGACATCGGCTACTTCCTCTACGGCAAGGACCTGACGCTGGCGCTCGGGCGGTGGCACGTGGCCTCCGAGGACATGAGCCCCGTGCCCCTGGCCGCGGGCGAGTCGTCGCGCGTCGACCTCACGTTCTACCCGGTGCTCACCGACCTGGGCGAGGAGGCGCGCGCCACGCTCGAGGCCGCGCTGGCCCACCACGTCACGTTGGCCCAACTCGAGGGCGACCTCTTCATGGACGTCCTGGGCGTGGACTCCTTCCCGGTGCCCACCGGCTGGACCGTGACGGGCTTCATCCGCTGA
- the recG gene encoding ATP-dependent DNA helicase RecG, whose product MGTVFDLDARLDSRAIDLGAQAPKKLAEVGVTTYRELLLHLPRRYEDRRVLPDYGSLEDGAVATVSGQVTSRIGNRTKRGLHVTRAALADGRGARLTAVWFNQPWLEKQLFPGVKLVLSGKVKRHGRLLELSVQGFEVDDDSESLSFGRIVGIYPTTQGLSQAYLRRAARRLLDALPTVPDYLQRSILEDNGLVPLDTAVRSAHFPAGEEALKAALRRLKFDDFLFFQLAVLRSRDRAAVSRAFEVRQEYLDDFFSTLPFSLTEFQARALREILADLAQPRQMARLLQGDVGSGKTAVAAAAVYVAVRNGAQAALMAPTEILARQHFANLRHYLFPLGVRMELLTGAMTAGERRAARERIGSGQSDFAVGTHALIQEGVAFKDLGLAVIDEEHRFGVEQRRALIKSMPDVLVMSATPIPRSLALTDYGDLELTTIAGLPPGRVPIKTALMSANKRRDVYRFAWEQVREGRQVYVVTPLIEESEALDEVLAATRLEEDLRQILPEAVRIGLLHGRMSSAEKDAVMGAFRRHDLDLLVTTTVIEVGVDVPNATVMIVENAERFGLAQLHQLRGRVGRGAQASHCVLVAGDTSRKTRERLNVLVKHADGFTIAEVDLRLRGPGDLRGTRQSGLPELTVGDIVEDGPIIEAARALAQRMLEADPDLEAAWAARLVTELRRRSRAVMVREVI is encoded by the coding sequence ATGGGCACCGTCTTCGACTTGGACGCGCGGTTGGACTCGCGCGCTATCGACCTGGGCGCCCAGGCGCCCAAGAAGCTCGCCGAGGTCGGCGTCACGACGTACCGCGAGCTCCTCTTGCACCTGCCGAGGCGCTACGAGGACCGGCGCGTGCTCCCCGATTACGGCAGCCTCGAGGACGGCGCGGTCGCCACCGTCTCCGGGCAGGTGACGAGCAGGATCGGCAACCGCACCAAGCGCGGCCTGCACGTCACGCGCGCGGCGCTGGCCGACGGCAGGGGCGCGCGGCTCACGGCCGTATGGTTCAACCAGCCGTGGCTCGAGAAGCAGCTGTTCCCCGGAGTGAAGCTCGTCCTCTCCGGCAAGGTGAAGCGCCACGGGCGGCTCCTGGAGCTGAGCGTGCAAGGGTTCGAGGTCGACGACGACAGCGAGTCACTCTCCTTCGGGCGCATCGTGGGCATCTACCCGACGACGCAGGGGCTGAGCCAAGCGTACTTGCGGCGCGCGGCCAGGCGCCTCCTCGACGCCCTGCCGACCGTCCCGGACTACCTTCAGCGCTCCATCCTCGAGGACAACGGCCTCGTCCCCCTCGACACGGCCGTGCGCTCCGCCCACTTCCCCGCGGGCGAGGAGGCCCTGAAGGCCGCCCTACGCCGCCTGAAGTTCGACGACTTCCTGTTCTTCCAGCTCGCCGTCCTGCGGAGCCGCGACCGCGCGGCCGTCTCGCGGGCCTTCGAGGTGCGGCAGGAGTACCTGGACGACTTCTTCTCGACCCTGCCGTTCAGCTTGACGGAGTTCCAGGCGCGAGCGTTGCGCGAGATCCTCGCCGACCTCGCCCAGCCAAGGCAGATGGCGCGGCTCCTGCAGGGCGACGTCGGGTCGGGGAAGACCGCGGTGGCCGCCGCGGCCGTGTACGTGGCCGTGCGCAACGGCGCCCAGGCCGCCCTGATGGCCCCGACCGAGATCCTCGCGAGGCAGCACTTCGCCAACCTCCGGCACTACCTCTTCCCGCTCGGGGTCCGCATGGAGCTGCTCACGGGCGCCATGACGGCCGGCGAGCGCCGGGCGGCCAGGGAGCGCATCGGCTCCGGCCAGTCCGACTTCGCTGTCGGCACGCACGCGCTCATCCAGGAAGGCGTCGCCTTCAAGGACCTCGGGCTCGCGGTCATCGACGAGGAGCACCGCTTCGGGGTCGAGCAGCGGCGCGCCCTCATCAAGTCGATGCCCGACGTGCTCGTCATGAGCGCCACGCCGATCCCCAGGTCGTTGGCCCTCACGGACTACGGCGACCTGGAGCTCACCACCATCGCGGGCCTGCCGCCCGGGCGGGTGCCCATCAAGACGGCGCTCATGAGCGCGAACAAGCGGCGCGACGTCTACCGCTTCGCCTGGGAGCAGGTCCGCGAGGGGCGTCAGGTGTACGTCGTCACGCCCCTCATCGAGGAGAGCGAGGCGCTCGACGAGGTGCTGGCCGCCACGCGGTTGGAGGAGGACCTGCGCCAGATCCTGCCCGAGGCGGTCCGCATCGGGCTCCTGCACGGCCGCATGAGCTCGGCGGAGAAGGACGCCGTGATGGGCGCCTTCCGGCGGCACGACCTCGACCTGCTCGTGACCACTACCGTCATCGAGGTGGGGGTCGACGTCCCGAACGCCACCGTCATGATCGTCGAGAACGCCGAGCGCTTCGGCCTCGCGCAGCTCCACCAGCTCCGCGGCCGGGTCGGGCGCGGCGCGCAAGCCAGCCACTGCGTGCTCGTCGCCGGCGACACGAGCCGCAAGACGCGCGAACGCCTGAACGTCCTCGTCAAGCACGCCGACGGCTTCACGATCGCCGAGGTCGACCTGCGTCTCAGGGGCCCCGGCGACCTGCGCGGCACCCGCCAGTCGGGCCTGCCCGAGCTGACGGTCGGCGACATCGTCGAGGACGGCCCCATAATCGAGGCGGCGCGCGCGCTGGCCCAGCGCATGCTCGAGGCCGACCCCGACCTCGAGGCGGCGTGGGCGGCGCGCCTCGTCACCGAGCTGCGGCGGCGCAGCCGCGCCGTGATGGTCAGGGAGGTCATATAG